The proteins below come from a single Lactobacillus johnsonii genomic window:
- a CDS encoding sugar transferase: MTVHITNINGMAMNSVAQNAQNMVVDFAKQLGMNEFGIYVYHWTEEPLQARSTRFDGIIASLNGGDTVIFQSPSWIAIEWDQALIDHINLYPNIKKIIFIHDVIPLMFEVNRYLMPQYIDYYNKADVLIVPSKKMYDLLRENGLEEKPYVVQHFWDHPATVNYFITPENNKVINFAGNAEKFDFVKKWDCQNVKLKVYSDPVKNDPEHNVEFTGWKHDPVLLEELRQTGGFGLVWSEEPYWSEYMKVNASYKLSTYLAAGLPIIVNSTTPEAETIKNKHLGIIADSLDEAQAKVLQINDEDYKQLVDSVNNFGSLIRNGYFTKKALVDAVVKAQYNN; the protein is encoded by the coding sequence ATGACAGTTCATATTACAAATATAAATGGAATGGCCATGAATAGTGTGGCTCAGAATGCCCAAAATATGGTTGTAGATTTTGCAAAACAATTAGGCATGAATGAATTTGGAATTTATGTTTATCATTGGACAGAAGAACCACTACAAGCAAGAAGCACCCGTTTTGATGGGATTATTGCTTCCCTTAACGGTGGTGATACTGTCATTTTTCAATCTCCTAGTTGGATCGCGATTGAATGGGATCAAGCACTGATTGACCATATCAATCTTTATCCTAATATTAAAAAAATCATCTTTATTCATGATGTAATTCCACTAATGTTTGAAGTTAATCGCTATCTGATGCCTCAATATATTGACTACTATAATAAGGCTGATGTTTTAATTGTACCTTCAAAAAAAATGTATGATCTTTTAAGAGAAAATGGATTAGAGGAAAAACCTTATGTGGTACAACATTTTTGGGATCATCCAGCAACGGTAAACTACTTCATTACTCCTGAAAACAATAAAGTAATTAATTTCGCAGGTAATGCAGAAAAATTTGATTTTGTAAAAAAATGGGACTGTCAAAATGTAAAATTAAAAGTTTATTCAGATCCAGTAAAGAACGATCCCGAACACAACGTTGAATTTACTGGCTGGAAACATGATCCTGTTCTATTAGAAGAATTACGTCAAACTGGTGGATTTGGTTTAGTTTGGTCTGAGGAACCATATTGGTCTGAATATATGAAAGTAAATGCTTCTTACAAACTTAGCACCTACTTAGCAGCAGGCTTGCCAATTATCGTAAATAGCACTACTCCAGAAGCTGAAACTATAAAAAATAAACATCTAGGCATTATTGCTGACAGTCTAGATGAAGCTCAAGCCAAAGTTCTTCAAATTAATGATGAAGACTATAAGCAATTGGTTGATAGCGTTAATAATTTTGGTAGTTTAATTCGTAATGGTTACTTTACTAAGAAAGCATTAGTTGATGCTGTGGTAAAAGCTCAATACAATAATTAA
- a CDS encoding glycosyltransferase family 2 protein codes for MEKISVIIPVYNDEKYLAQCLDSVLRQTYSNLEIILVDDGSTDSTPELCEKYREKYANIRILHKKNGGVGSSRNAGLEMATGEYILFVDHDDLLGETHIEELYKLLKKNDADIAVGNFNHFIEEKRAYGIWLKEDDYFEKTYTPEEWFTVEYETVPYNMSIIFAVPWAKLYKKSLFENIVYPINARVEDDLTTWKIYLLADKIAYMNKAIYTHRIFENSVSAQANKTAVFPLEAVEERISLLSQLGFDITTEIEAYHYRLNICIDTALKDGDYLKYRNAKQKLAILKKYKKI; via the coding sequence ATGGAAAAAATCTCAGTAATTATCCCGGTATATAACGATGAAAAATATTTAGCTCAATGCTTAGATAGTGTCTTAAGGCAGACTTATTCTAATCTAGAAATTATTTTAGTAGACGATGGATCTACAGATAGTACACCTGAATTATGTGAAAAATACCGTGAAAAATATGCCAACATAAGAATTTTACACAAGAAAAATGGTGGAGTAGGCTCAAGCCGTAATGCTGGTCTTGAAATGGCAACTGGTGAATATATTTTGTTTGTAGATCATGATGATTTGCTGGGTGAAACCCATATTGAAGAACTTTATAAGCTGTTGAAAAAGAATGATGCAGATATTGCTGTAGGAAATTTTAATCATTTTATTGAAGAAAAAAGAGCATATGGGATTTGGCTTAAAGAAGATGATTACTTTGAAAAGACCTACACTCCAGAAGAATGGTTTACTGTAGAATATGAGACAGTACCTTATAATATGTCCATCATTTTTGCTGTGCCATGGGCAAAATTATATAAAAAATCTCTTTTTGAAAATATAGTTTATCCCATTAATGCTCGCGTAGAAGATGATCTAACTACATGGAAAATATACTTATTAGCAGATAAAATTGCATACATGAATAAAGCAATTTATACGCACCGTATTTTTGAAAATAGTGTCTCTGCACAGGCTAATAAGACTGCCGTTTTCCCTTTAGAAGCTGTGGAAGAAAGAATAAGTTTGTTAAGTCAGCTCGGTTTTGATATTACAACAGAAATTGAAGCATATCACTATCGTCTAAATATTTGTATCGATACAGCATTAAAGGACGGGGATTACTTGAAATATCGTAATGCCAAGCAGAAACTGGCGATCTTGAAGAAGTATAAAAAAATATAG